A region of the Candidatus Hydrogenedentota bacterium genome:
GAGACCCTCGGGTGGGAGACGAAGCAGCGGCCCGGTGCCGCCGCTGGGTTGTAGCACAGCCCCGGCCCGGCCCGCAAGGGAACTCCGCGGGGACGGGCCCGCGCGAGTCCATCCCCGTCGCCGCCTTGCCCCGGCGAATTTGATCATGCCATCATGGGGCACTCGACACCCATAATTCCCGAACGGCAGCCCGACTACGATGACCCTTGCTCCCCGAACCCTCGACAGTCCGATTTCCGTCCTGCCCGGCGCGGGGCCCAAACGCGTGGAGCAACTTCAGGGGATCGGTATCGTCACCCTGCGCGATCTGCTGTATCATTTTCCACGCACCTACCAGGACCGGCGAACGATCACGCCCATCGCCCGTGCCGCAAAAGGGGAGACGGTAACTATTCAGGCGCGCGTCGCGTCGGCGAAGAATATCCGCATGCGCGCCGGCGGTTCCATGGCCGTCGTGACTCTGGAGGACGAGTCGGGGACGATTAAAGCCACTTTTTTTGGGCGAGGCTACCTGGCCACTTCGACCCTGCGCCCCGGAGTGACCGGGGTATTCTTCGGCGTCGTCGAGGAATACCAGGGCCTCGCGCTGAAGGGGCCCGAGTATGAAATCATCGAGGACGACGGGAGTTCCGGCACGCACACGGGGCGGATTGTGCCCATTTATCGACTCACCGAGAAGCTTACCCAGCGGCTCCTGCGCGGTTGGATTCAAGATGTGCTATCCCTGGCCGACGGCGGCCTGCCCGAGACCCTGCCCGACACCGTGCGCGAAGCGGAGGGCCTGGGCGCGCTGACCGACTGCCTTCGCGAAGTACACTTTCCCCCCTCCCTGGAGGCGGCGGAATCCGCCCGGGCCCGGCTGGTTTTCGAGTCGCTGCTGATCATCCAGCTTGGGGTGCTGCGCAAGCGAAGCCAGCGGCGGGTCGCGTCGGGAATCTCTCACACGATTAACGGCAGACTCCTTAAGGCCCTGCACGGCCAACTTCCCTTCAGGCTAACCGACGCGCAGGACCGCTGTATTTCCGAGATTGTTCGCGACCTGGCCGAGCCCAGGCCCATGGTGCGTCTCATCCAGGGCGATGTGGGGTGTGGGAAAACGGTGGTGGCCGCCCACGCCGTGGCCGCCGCCCTCGATGGCGGCTACCAGGTCGCCTTCATGGCGCCGACCGAATTGTTGGCCGAACAGCAGTACCAGAATTTTCTGAGGCTCTTTGAACCGTTGGACGTGCGGGTCGAACTGCTCACCGGCTCACTTCGCGGTGCGGGTGTCGTCCGCCGAGGCATCGCCGCCGGCGCGGTCCAATTGGTAGTGGGAACCCAGGCCCTGTTTCAACAGAAGACGGAATTCGCACGACTCGGGCTCGTTATCATCGACGAGCAACACCGCTTCGGGGTGCAGCAGCGCGAGGCCCTCGCGGCCAAGGGCGCCAGCCCCGACTTGCTCCACATGACCGCCACGCCCATACCCCGCAGTCTCGCCATGACCCTTTATGGCGGCATGGACCTCTCCGTCATCGAGAGTCTGCCTCCCGGGCGCAGCCCCGTCAAAACGCGCTATATAACAGAGAACAAAGCGCTGGACTGCTATGCCTACCTCGCCCGGCAGGCCGAGCGGGGTTTCCAGAGTTTCGTCGTTTGCCCTCTGGTCGAAGCTTCGGAACTGCGCCAGGATAGTATAGCGGTTGAAGAGCACTTTGCGGATCTCTCCCAGGGTCCGCTGGCGGGCGTTCGGACCGGTTTTCTTCACGGGCGCCTGGACCCAGGCGATAAGGACGCCATCATGAAGCGCTTTGCCGCCGGGGAGATCGACGTACTCTTCAGTACCACGGTCATCGAAGTGGGCATCGACGTGCCCAACGCCACCACCATGGTCATCGAGAACGCCTCACAATTCGGCTTGACCCAGCTCCACCAGTTGCGTGGCCGGGTCGGGCGCGGCCACGAACAGTCGTATTGTTTTCTGATGGGCAAACCCGCCACGCCGGAGGGACGGGAACGAATCCGCATCTTTTGTGAAACCAGTAGCGGTTTTGACCTGGCCGAGGCCGACCTCCGGCTTCGCGGCCCCGGCGAAGTGACCGGGTATCGGCAGGCGGGGTTCGACGATCCCCATGCCGCCGTCTGGGCCACCGATGGCCGCCTGCTGGATCGAACCCGGCGCCGTGCCGAGGCCATTCTGGCCGAGGATCCGAACTTGGAGCAGGCGGGTTGGGCGCGCCTGCGGGGTCGAATTCTGGCGATGGAAGATTTGGCCCTGTAGGTTCTTGCTCGTGAAAACCGGATCCGGCTATCATGCCCGGTACAGGGGCGGTTCCAGGTGCTCTCGGTGGCGCGGGGCGTATTGAGCATATCTGTTCAGTCGGAGTTCGGGTCTTTGAATCGTCAACAATCTTCTTGATACTATCTTTCGACGAGGTGGATGGGGCCGCCAGGGTGTGGGCCGGGTTTACCGGAACGGGCCAGGGCGGAGCTTGGGAATCCCCCCTTGACCGGTGGAAATCGTTTGGTGCAGCGCTCAAAAGAATTCGAAGAGCAAGTGTTGGAGCATATGGACATGCTCCACGCCGTCGCGCTGCGATTGACCCGAAATTCCGCCGATGCCGAAGACTTGACCCAGAATACCCTTGTTAAGGCGCTTCGATTTCATGAAAAGTTCAAGGAAGGGACCTACATCAAGGCGTGGCTCCTGACCATTCTCCGGAATACCTTCATCAACGAGTACCGCAAGCGCTCCCGCACCCCCCTCTCGGTAGAACTGACCGGCACCGAAGCCGCCGAGCCCGCCGCCCTGCCCACCGGTGAGCAGGATCGCCTCCACAACATGATGGAACTCCTGGACGACGAGGTCCGCCTGGCGGTGGAGGAATTGCCGGACGATTTCCGGAATGCCGTCATCATGGCCGATCTGGAAGAGAAGTCGTACAAGGAGATCGCCGATTTTATGGGCTGTCCCATCGGCACGGTGATGTCGCGCCTTTATCGCGGCCGCAAGATTTTGCGGGAAAAGCTTTCGGGCTATGCCCACAACGTGCGCCTGGCCGGGAAATCCGACGAGCACTGACGCGCCCTTTCAGGCGTGTTTCCAGAAGGCGGGCAGGAGGAGCACGCCGATGCAAAACAGTTCCAGCCGTCCCGCGGCCATGCAGATCGACAGGAACAGTTTTCCCTGGGTGGGGACCACGGCGAAACTCTCGATGGCGCCCAGATGTTCGAGTCCCGGTCCGACATTGTTCAGGGTCGTAATGACGGCGGTCGTCGCGGACTGAAAGGGGAGGCCGAGAAGGGACATATAGAGCGTTCCGGCGGCGACGATGACCATGTTGAGGAAGAAAAAGGCGTACACCGTCTGTTGCATCTGGGCATCGACAATCTGGCCATTGACCCGGATCGGTCGCACGGTCTTGGGGCGGAACGTGCTCTCCACGCGCCAGTAGGCCATCTTAAAGAGGATGATGAAGCGCACCACTTTTATCCCGCCCCCCGTGGATCCGGCGCATCCGCCGATGAACATGATCACGAGGAGGAGCGTGCGGGAGAAGTAGGGCCAATAGTCGAAGTCCTCCGTTCC
Encoded here:
- the recG gene encoding ATP-dependent DNA helicase RecG, coding for MTLAPRTLDSPISVLPGAGPKRVEQLQGIGIVTLRDLLYHFPRTYQDRRTITPIARAAKGETVTIQARVASAKNIRMRAGGSMAVVTLEDESGTIKATFFGRGYLATSTLRPGVTGVFFGVVEEYQGLALKGPEYEIIEDDGSSGTHTGRIVPIYRLTEKLTQRLLRGWIQDVLSLADGGLPETLPDTVREAEGLGALTDCLREVHFPPSLEAAESARARLVFESLLIIQLGVLRKRSQRRVASGISHTINGRLLKALHGQLPFRLTDAQDRCISEIVRDLAEPRPMVRLIQGDVGCGKTVVAAHAVAAALDGGYQVAFMAPTELLAEQQYQNFLRLFEPLDVRVELLTGSLRGAGVVRRGIAAGAVQLVVGTQALFQQKTEFARLGLVIIDEQHRFGVQQREALAAKGASPDLLHMTATPIPRSLAMTLYGGMDLSVIESLPPGRSPVKTRYITENKALDCYAYLARQAERGFQSFVVCPLVEASELRQDSIAVEEHFADLSQGPLAGVRTGFLHGRLDPGDKDAIMKRFAAGEIDVLFSTTVIEVGIDVPNATTMVIENASQFGLTQLHQLRGRVGRGHEQSYCFLMGKPATPEGRERIRIFCETSSGFDLAEADLRLRGPGEVTGYRQAGFDDPHAAVWATDGRLLDRTRRRAEAILAEDPNLEQAGWARLRGRILAMEDLAL
- a CDS encoding sigma-70 family RNA polymerase sigma factor, translating into MGPPGCGPGLPERARAELGNPPLTGGNRLVQRSKEFEEQVLEHMDMLHAVALRLTRNSADAEDLTQNTLVKALRFHEKFKEGTYIKAWLLTILRNTFINEYRKRSRTPLSVELTGTEAAEPAALPTGEQDRLHNMMELLDDEVRLAVEELPDDFRNAVIMADLEEKSYKEIADFMGCPIGTVMSRLYRGRKILREKLSGYAHNVRLAGKSDEH